The sequence GCGAACGTCGACTCGGCTGGACTACCTTTCACTGGGTATTTGTGCGTTGATACTGGCCGCCGTGTACTTCGCGGTGTATTATTCGCTCCGTCCACGTTTCGCCGCGCCCGCTGTCTCACCACCTCAGCACCTTCTACAAGGTGAGCTTATACACTAACAGATAATAGTTTTCACCTTCATAAATAAGTAGGCTATTGCTTAGTGATTTATGATACAAATTTCTGGATAGTATTACTCCTGTTGATATTGTTCTGTAGCTtcgataaatattacaaaaaaaaatattggcctAGAGAagcagtatatattatattctatggTAAGTGGGACACTTGCAAATGTCAGCGGGCCGCAGCTTGAGTACAGTTGCTCTAGAATTTAATGATAGTGTAAGTATAAAGGCCAATCGCCAATCGGTTAGGTTCgacttaaagaaatattttaaatgttattgatgGAAAAACCGTACTTTAAGCCTTTCCTgaaattacattataacattATCGAATTCCAGGTCTCAATGCAAACGGAACGTCCAACGGAACATATTCTCCGATGCGAGTGTACCACGAGGAACGATCGAGAAAAGGACAATTCCGTTATTAATCTTCTCTTTTATATCTTGTCACATCATAGATTCTATTTgctttttatcaaattttatatcttttccGTTACTGACTGGTCTGATATTCTGATAACTCATCAGAAACTTAAATGTACCTAAAGAAAAATCCTAATGCAGCTACTTTTAGATGAGCTTAGAggaattttatacaaatatgccATGTAATGAATATGTAGGAATCGACACATATCTTGAGCGCTGGTGTAGAATGATGTAAATGAACACTATAAATTGAGACTTCGGTTACTGATGAGTGAAGGAAGTGCGCTAGGTCTGGTAAAGTTTCATAATGTGATGCGGTTCTATGTGTCACACTATTGTAAAGTTGTATATGCAATTGGCTTTAGAAGGTCGTAACTGTCTATACATCCAAATGAATAGCGTATAATAGCCCACTGATGATAATTCGACTGACGTAGCGTAGGAGCACAGTGGTGAAGCGTGGGTTGGCCACGCGGGGTGAAGAAAAAGCCAGCTGCCTATGGGcgctatagaaaaataaaataaaacagttgtgTTATGCCATTTGGACAATTGGAAAACTCAGTGGGCTTCGTGTAATTTGGACGGATGCCTGGTCTAAAGAAGACTATCAAATATACGTGTTTACTTCTACTTGATAGTTTCGGTGTTTCCGGATGTGCATTGATATTGTTTAGTGTATTTATGTCTATtgaaagtgaaaaatattacttaagtgtccttatagttttattattaagccTATTGTAagaaaatgaattaataatctttattgcaTAATAGAATTTAAGAGAGGTCAAAAATTGTGATATTTTCCACAAGTGCtctatttactaaatatttctcgatttatttaaaaaatattacaattttaatccTTTTTCTTTGCATTTTTATGTACCAATCTAGAATAAGATATTTCTGAATAAAGTCActgcttttaaaaaatatatatttcactaaCCTGAGACTCAGCTCGACAAGACAGACCTTAGCATGCGTCCAAATCTGACAAATGCGCGTATATGTGATAAACTCACGTGNNNNNNNNNNNNNNNNNNNNNNNNNNNNNNNNNNNNNNNNNNNNNNNNNNNNNNNNNNNNNNNNNNNNNNNNNNNNNNNNNNNNNNNNNNNNNNNNNNNNNNNNNNNNNNNNNNNNNNNNNNNNNNNNNNNNNNNNNNNNNNNNNNNNNNNNNNNNNNNNNNNNNNNNNNNNNNNNNNNNNNNNNNNNNNNNNNNNNNNNNNNNNNNNNNNNNNNNNNNNNNNNNNNNNNNNNNNNNNNNNNNNNNNNNNNNNNNNNNNNNNNNNNNNNNNNNNNNNNNNNNNNNNNNNNNNNNNNNNNNNNNNNNNNNNNNNNNNNNNNNNNNNNNNNNNNNNNNNNNNNNNNNNNNNNNNNNNNNNNNNNNNNNNNNNNNNNNNNNNNNNNNNNNNNNNNNNNNNNNNNNNNNNNNNNNNNNNNNNNNNNNNNNNNNNNNNNNNNNNNNNNNNNNNNNNNNNNNNNNNNNNNNNNNNNNNNNNNNNNNNNNNNNNNNNNNNNNNNNNNTTATTGAAATTGGTGAAAATtatcacatattatattatgaaataattagtttatttcaaaaaatacaaaaagaatgacattttcaataacatgcgttaaatgaaataaaacaaaacatgaaacaaatataaattgattttacatCAAAATTTGTGCCGACGCGGACaggttacaaataaaattgtggTCGCCCTATGGAATCATTGAAAATTCAAAACCCTTTAGTGTAAGTCAGAATAATTACATACACAGATACCATCCCACCATTTAGCCTTTTCAGAGGAGTTAGGTGGTcattaagaataattaataccGTATTAGTTTGTCTATCTGGAGCGGCCAACTAGCAATTTGGCGGTCTCAGATAggaaatacgaaaaaaaaaacgaacagTAAGACGTCATGCCGTCATAGATAATTTATGCCCATCTGCTTATTGGCGCCTCTGTCGTACTTAAGCTAGCAATATACACCAATTAACAGCACAAAGGAATcagaacatatttaaaaaaaatatattatatggaccTATACACTTCTTTTCGTTAAAGTAAAACAGCCTTGCCGATTCAGACACGCGTCTGGcctttctaataaattataatatatcacatCTCTAATTCTGTCCATTATCACAAATCCAAAATCTAAGCCtctattagttattattttttatttacaatatctgGAGACTTAACTACCTACTAGTCTATATTATGGAGGAAGAGGTGAGCCCACTTAATATGAAAAACTTAAAATTGATACAAGTATGAAATCAAAACTAGCGAAGTAATTCAATAATACTTGCCTATTTAGGAGGAGCTATAATTAAGGCATAGTATTTTCATATCTCACATTACCTGGCCTTATTTCcagaaagtttatttttttaaaattaactatattatGAAGTTTTTACGCAATTAAGGATTCATTAATCTTTTGTATGCACTTTGATATCTTATTTAGCTATAATTAGCATTAAAAtgacaactttttaaaaaaccaTTGCCATTTGACGGATATTTCCACAAAACCAGAAAAATCCGTCATGCAGGCACTACTAATTACTTTTTTGGGGCTATTCCGACATACTGAAAAGGCAGGGTTTGTAAACATATTCGGCGCTCttaaaaatgacaaaatgaGATTAGCTctcgaaattaaattttctattagtAATTAACAATAGAAACGtactttttgtttaatatttaaagtgttgATAATAGTTGGATTTCCGAAAAAGGTTTACGATGCCTGATATGATTTTTTCTCCTAGACCACTTTCataattttgctggttccggtggaccCCCTGCAtctaaatttctaccatattccccAGAATATGCAAGGTATTACACGTAACAGTCATggagcttcttaaaatattgtctGCCTACATTGTTCTTAACTATCAAAACCAGAAAAAAACATGTGgaccccgcttacgaattgtaaAACCCATTCTTTTGTCACGCCACATAAACCCAGGTTGAGTCTCCCGTGGGTGGACCTCCTGGCGGTCTACCTAGACCACTTTGGGAACAATGGTCTAGAATCTAGATCGTTATATACCAAATCTAATCCCATCCAACAATTAATTATACACTACTCAATTTTAAGGTCACAAATTAATCACGTTAAATAAATGACTATTTGCATCGTTTTCTTGAGAATACCGACAAGGAACGTTCAAACGGACGTTAACTTTATATAATGCAGTCTTTTGACACTGTGTGATGCATAAATTGATACGATTTTATACTTCGCTCATGTTTACCTTACAATTTGCAACTGAACTTCAACCCTGTTTCATATTGTTTGTATATAGACGCGTCTCGTAGGTGATTTTATTCGAACTGGATAGTGATGATCTTTTGCCATCACAGCTATCAAAGCTGTACTTCCATTAAGGCCCCCATAATGCCAAAGAGACAGATATGACCCTGTAATCGGAATAGGACTCCCTGACAATAAGTAAATCTTAGAAAACGATCCAAATTTCCTATTTTAAGATCGAGACAAGTTGTATTTGTGTTTTTAACcatataataatctaaaattatacagttatataattattatttttatcacaaaaagGATGAGAATCCttgccataaaatattttacattactgtATTTACGAAATAATGGgcttatcattattaaatattatggatttaaatgtaaaaatctttttgtggatgaaatattatcaaacaatatttactaAACCATAATTAACTGTTAGCCGCCGGGTGTTACATCGTACTCGCCATGATTGTACTGTTCTTATATAAGAAGTTTTCACTATTAAACTTCATGAGCCAAAAGAAAATCCACGCGAATGAATAAGTGTACGTACaatgtaaatgtaaaaagttgATCACAGAGGGCTAGGAGTTGTCCACTTCGACTTCAAACGGTCGATATCGTTTAAAAAGACGGAATCTAAACGAGTGCGAAGTTCTATAGCAGATCATAACTATaggaatatataatattgtttggtataaatATACGATAATATTAATCGCTGTTGTACTCCGATGATTCCATCGACgaataattaactattataaaGGAACAAATAAAGAAGTGACGCGTTTTTTGTAGCTGCCGTATGTTTGACTAGTGTTGGTAATATTATGATTGCTGTTTTTGcgcatttttatacattatcagTCAGAGGACATCAGAGCTATACATAGCCAGTGACGTAACTATAGATTGGAATTACGGGCAAACGCCATGGGACGCTGGCCTCAAAGGTAcctaaattttgtaaaatctaCGTTTTTTGTATATTGCAACCTAAAAAGTCACCGAAAAATTTACATAGGTATAAATTTTTCATGTTAGGGTTCTATTACTTTGCCACGTGTAAAGGGTTACGCTGTAGTTACGCCAGTAGCTAATTCTTTCTGATTACGTGGATAATGTTCATAGATCCGTAACCTAGGTTTTACAGATTAAAAAAGGagttattcttttataattttgattaatgaTTACAATTGACTAGTCAAtacattgataataaaaaaggaCAGTATATTTCGGTTCTTAACCGTGAGGTTTTAGATATTATTTGCCAAGCCAGACAAATGAAATGAATAAGGTTTTGtcaactcataaaaatatacgtgacttgagttataaataatatcagctataGGTAGCATTAGGACCACACTAAGAATTAATAACACCCAATACCCATTATaggtttgaaaatgtttactgggtaaaactaaaatttttgtCAGAATAAAAGCAATTGTCGATATGTCGTGGCTATATTTACGTTGTCTCTCTATTAATGCAATAATTAATGCCATTAGATGACGGTGTGGGTCCAGCAATATATGATTAAATAAGCTCGAATCTCCGCGGTTACTCTACTTGAATGTTTGTGTAACGATGCGAAAATGTAGCCCCAACTCAGTAAGATAATTTGAGAAGGGCCCTAGacatttgatatttaatatgaGATTTCATTTTGATGCTATGATGGATCTTTCATTAGCCTTAGGTCGGTTtcagcattaaataataatattgataattatcaGTTTATTCCCTACTATGAATTTCAGATAAAACAGAATATAGGTATTTCGAAATCCAGTAGCCTATGTAAAGCAACTTTTACTTCTAGATAATGTATTTACCTAGAATTGaggcaaacataaaaatattgtaaacttattacaaaaatgGCGTCTTTGTAGCGTGTACTTTTTGTTATGTATAacagaatacaaaattaaaacttttacatGTAGTATACTATTAAAGTATTctgttttataaatcaaaagagttccatttataaaaacacatacaagGTAGATACCACCTATGGGCATTAAAATAAACCACCTATACTATGTTCAGACCCTACGCAaaagtttatttgaataaaaacagtAGTTTAGGCACAagttttttgttagtttttgctTATTTACAACATGATGTATCTGCCACAACGGCTTTCACTGTCTAcgccagtcctggatttgtaaataggccttATGGGCTgaggcctatgggcggcagatttcagaggacggtaactcgatttaattaaccattcatttatttaactttagtgccttccataatacaaacaaatggaaaattattaagtattttagaaacctacatagaaacatacataaacctacgtACATggagcggcggaaataaagtgccCTAcactcattaaaaaatataaatccggcactggtcTATGTATAGTTATATATCTCGCGTTAGGCGCATTTAGGATTGCCAAAACCCGGCAAAACgtgatcatttattaaaatctattagaAATGGTCTATCTTGCGGTCGTCATCGCACTGCGCGCTAAATGTCGGTCGCCAAGTGTCTTAACCACTCGATTGTGTTCAGTGATTTGTGGTGTTTTTTCtcgaaaataaattgtatactgACAATTATTTACTGGGAGAATTCTGTGGAATTCCTATTTTAAATGCCACAGCCGAACATGTTTTCAGCATAGTTAATAAACTATAGTCAAAAGTCATAATCGCCTTAATGAATTTTACGTTAAAATTAACTACCTAGCAAAAGATTTTTATGCATTAGCCATCTATTATGACATGACATAGTAAGCTGCTTGTGGTGTAAAAGAATACAACTTTCAGGGGGAAAAATATTGAGCTCAACGtagcttttatataatttcatacatgtaaataatttatatttaaataaagattttgttttgctcctctttcataataattaatattcaatttttatttgttcttctTTCTCCAGAATTTCTGATCCACATACCTAGCAACCCTATTTATTCTTTGAAACGATGTAAGTTCGATATTTGGTATTTCgcgtttttaattttctaaagtaACAAATTACACCAAATTGATTCTTATTCGAATGTAATAAGCACGTTGACACAAGCACCGCTTCGGTGCCTATTATTGTAATGATTGTAAACACGCGCCTTTATTGTAATGGTAACTTCTATAGACTTCTTTTTGTGGGTAAACTCCATAGTTGAATTAAGAAATCGCATTATTTtagcatttaataaattaaaaagtttggcCGCTAATAGTGACATTATAGGAagaattcaaaacaaaatcgtTCGCCGATGAAGGATGACgaatatatctaatataaaatatgaagaatTTTGGGGCtatcaatgtataattagtgATGATGCTAATACTTTAGCCCGAGCAACGATGCATATTGTTACgtgacgaaaatatttataaatggtgTTTGCATATCACTTGATTCATTTGtatgaatttttgttttttgagttATTCACGCGATCTAATTTCGTACCATTTGGAATAAGGAatgagtatataaaatatacgtagTTTAATTTAATGCCCTTCTCTTGTATCAATCCTGTATATGTGAACAGTCGTGGTCGAGACAATCATCTGGTCCCGCATGCGttacaaacattttagaatttactTTACAAGAGTTATAGTATCAAAAGTGACATAAATAGGTATGAAGGAGTCAGAAGGAACGAAACTTAATTCAAACgacataaaacaattaaaagtgATCTGACAACGAGTTTACTGGTAGGATAGTCTTTTTACCGTAATGCATTTTACGTACGCAGCAGATAGGGTTAagatctaattttaaaatcaacataCTATTTGAAATATACGTAAAAAAGAGCTAATGTATAGAAAAAACAAATTGGCCAGTCACGAATGCAGACTTGACTTGGTTTAATTCAATTTgacacatataaatattaagtcgCCACTATCGCAAGTAGACGActgttatacattaaaaaaattattaaattatttattataaaatccttCATCCAGaattaaacctttttatttacataataatttcaatcTAAGTTTCGTCCTTTTTCACTCCGCCATAACTATACATCCCAGTTTAACAGTGAACAATGCTCCCAAATATACAAAGACTCCTCGCCCAAATATGTCAGTTTATTTGAACTGTAAGTTTTCAAAGCTGTGTTCAAAAGGGCACATTATATATTGTGAATAGTTTCCTGGGCACATAAGTTCCTTACCACAACAAGAAATACATACTTTGAATAATATAACCCTAATAACAAATTGCCAAATAACagtatgaaacaaaaataatatttatataattaacaaaaaaaaaagttgtgcTAGTATGTCACTATACCAAAATATTATCCAAGTAATCACTTTGTAAGGGCAAGGAACCTTTCACTTTAACTTAATCAACAATTTGTATACACAACAGTTATCAAATATCCTAAGAAtgcaattatattatacttatggggatcataataatatatacatatttatcttaCAGATCTGGAATTTCTAAGCAATTAGAAGTAGATGCAGTGTCTTCGTTTTCATCCTTTAATAAGGTTTCAATTAGTTCACCACTTATATCAGAGTCctgattttttttgtcattgttATGATCACTCTTCTGTATATTGTTTTGTGTCGTCGTTTGTATGCCAAAatcatttaaactttttttttcattggatTCTTGTTTAATATCATCATGTTCTTGTTTAGTATGGCTTGAAGATTCTTTTTCGCTTAAATCTTCATTAACATCGTCAGATACTTTCTCTTCGTTTGGATCTTTAATATCAGCAGAAGCATCCTTTTCGTTGGAATCTTGTTTCAAATCATTACAAAATTCTTTTTCTTTAGAGACTGGTTTGTTATCtgtaatttgatttttagtGCCATCTTTTTCTAGAGGTTTACTACaaaccaatttattattatcattattactatttttgttattgtcattttCAATACAGTTATTTTCATCATTTTCTTTATTCACATTATCTTTGTCTATTTTGTTTTCATGCAAGTTATTTCTTTCGTTACTACTATTACAACCTATTGATAGTTGTAATTCATCACTGCTATTTATAACAGTGCTGTTACAATTTTCGGCTAGTGGGTCTGTTTCTAGTCTCAATGTATCTGCCTTTTCTTCACTGTCGTTATGGTCACTATTACAAGCCCCAGTTAAGTCAACTTTTTGGCtttcattatcatttatattagaATCTACTGAATTTTCATCAATAAATATAGGGTCATCATTATCCAAATCTGGCAATATTTCCACGTCATCGTCATCGTCGTCACTTATATGTTCCccttttttctttgaaatatacTGTTTCAATTCCTTATTAAGATTTTCTCTTATTTCGTTAAATCTTTTTGATGAAGTATTTAGTAACCGTTCTAAAGTTCTGTGTAGATTACGCATTTCGTGTATGTTACGAGTGCGTAAAAACATAGTAGTCGCttcttttttaagtttattgagACGCGATAAAGAATATTCTAAAGCGTCAACTGCATCAATCAAATTATACCGATACCATTCTACTGGCACACTTAAGTCACATTCCCTGCTCATATCTGTTGCTGGTGAGCTTTTAGATTTTTGTAAAGTATTGACACGTTTAGTGTTTATACCTCGATTGTGACTACGTGTTGTTGCATTATTGGGCGTAGAAGAATTTACATTGGAAACAGCACTAAGCTTAGCTGCGTATATAGCTCCTTGTGGTGTTGATGGCTTAGCATTTTCTGTAACAGCTACTATAGTGGCTGAATATCCTCCTGGCATGTTAGGATTTGCTTTAATAGCAAATACGCGTCCGTCAGGTAAcctgtacattttatttgatgataatGTTTGAGGATCCACCCGGAACTTTAAACCACCTGTGACTGTGTTCACAGTAACATCATTTTCAGTCATTTGGATTATATTATCAGACGACAGATCAGGCAGTGCAGTGCCACGCGGTAAGAGTGGAGGTGGGTTACTGGTATTATAGTTCACAACAACAGGATCAGGGGAAATGCATtgaacatcatcatcattgtcTTCACTTACctacaaacaatataaaaaaattaagcggTTGCGACTAATATTTGTGCCGACTGCCGTAGGGCTTTTTATGatcatacatataataaaatgaaaaatggtACACAGTTTACCTCGCACAGAGGCTCCATAGGAAAATCAGGAGTACATACTACAtcattttgtgaattatcattaGAAGACATTGCAGCCATTGAAGCCATATCTAATCCCtgtgttaaattttctaatgatAAATTTATGTTATCACTAACAACCATGTTCACGTTGTTAAAAGTTCTTGAATTATTGAAACCATTGAAATTAGGCATTATAGGCACAGGAGGCACTGTAGGTCTCTGCTTTACTCTAGAGTAAGTTGCCACATTGCTAACATCCTTAAAAAATTTGATCACTGGTGCAGGTGACACCTGAAATTATAGGACATAAAAATTTACTGTAAttgtggaaaatatatttactacaattcaaataaacattgtgTACAGTTGGCAtagttatacattgttttggcttaatataataagtatagaatGCTTATTATAGTAGTTAGGCCTTTAGTGTGACTATTATCCATACCTTTATCTTTTTTAGTGGTGACGGAAAACTGATTGGATTTAATAATCGGGGACCAGGAGCTATAGCTataggattttttataaatatcccAGTGTTTTTTGGACTAGAAGGTCTCTTAACAGCTTTTTTTTCAGGTTTCGCAGTCTCATCAGTACTCATTGAAGCAAACTTTTTCacctgtaaataattatataattaaatattataagaaagagGTAGATATGCTATTAGTATACGCAACCTGAAgattacaattgttttaaattcgaTGTTTGTGTGCACTTCGACCACGCGTAAATGACAAATGCTAAGTGTCTCTTTGccgtatatttaattataataatggatACACTTACAACACACAGAGTAAAAAGTACACATGGGAGAAGGGAAGCTTTCTAATCCCTAGAGTTATTAAAATCCGATTAaagatgaatataaatatacatttatttttccattaaaaCTGCTTTTAAATATCTCAGAAAGTCGGcaatataactataatttttttggttttttaataataataccattgtgaagatataatttgattataaatgGTTAGCATGTTGGTAACGGTGCTTAgttttagtattaattaatgTCAAACAGAAAGCCATTCTAAAATGACCTATAAGAGTAGCATTTACAATAGATATAGTAATAAGAAACACTTATGTGTATTCGGATGCTCTGCTTATTCTAGTGAGccaaatatacatctatatggTCTTAACTTatatcaaatagattttttaaagtaaaactgtACAGCCAACTacagaaaaaaattacttaaaaggGCGAAAGGAAATCatctctcctagccgaatttcggtcacaGCGGGTAAtctcaatagaaattataaaggtacgtagaagatattatagtgcacaagtgtgtgcggaatacacaggtgcactctctgttccttcacacaTAGTTCGGTGAGTCGGCAATCCGAAATACTGGAGGGATAAGGCGCAGGATCACGGGgtgcacgggggtatcacaccgctaacttcctaactccgagcaGCGAccgaataatttaataacattcaaaatCAAGACACAATCATTTTTGACtccacccgggattcgaacctaggacctcagcgcggtagtcgtactcgcaCTGCATACGCATTacaagtacataaatatttatataattctaaagACAATAATTGTCTATGAAATCATAACTTAACAATAAGTATGGTGTTGTCCAGGATACAATTTAACTGTGTGTTCGGCTCGTTACGTGTGGacgctataaattttattatcatttaataaattagtagATTTACTtgcgatatattatttttgccatccttgtaaattatattgttgaCAATAGATTACTATCTGTGTTCCTTTTATTAtgattctatattataataaagggaGTGCAGTTGGCATTAGTTATAATGTTATATGTGgagaataaaatctaaaatatcgTGATAACCACTCTATCGCCTATAAAACCGTTCACTAAATGATGGCTAAA is a genomic window of Manduca sexta isolate Smith_Timp_Sample1 chromosome 22, JHU_Msex_v1.0, whole genome shotgun sequence containing:
- the LOC115448878 gene encoding protein PFC0760c isoform X1, whose translation is MSETANSEGLVESEKPVTVSDEVKFPPFPEPTDKDFEEDVPEEERIYYKNKFPDLSVVKSMRLHCTSCDRHLGSSARNVSRMRAHPMLRTLVCHTCHTFYNSGEFEKGDDGSELYCRWCGQGGQVYCCSNCPHVFCAKCIKRNFGAVKIKEIESTDDWKCFKCSPDCLKDLRASCWATLRYCDLKNEMTYKTEDPKLRELYQKDCAQDYTECCKHKNKRKEKESRKKDPEHQTRKSTAAASIISKIPPTIQVKKFASMSTDETAKPEKKAVKRPSSPKNTGIFIKNPIAIAPGPRLLNPISFPSPLKKIKVSPAPVIKFFKDVSNVATYSRVKQRPTVPPVPIMPNFNGFNNSRTFNNVNMVVSDNINLSLENLTQGLDMASMAAMSSNDNSQNDVVCTPDFPMEPLCEVSEDNDDDVQCISPDPVVVNYNTSNPPPLLPRGTALPDLSSDNIIQMTENDVTVNTVTGGLKFRVDPQTLSSNKMYRLPDGRVFAIKANPNMPGGYSATIVAVTENAKPSTPQGAIYAAKLSAVSNVNSSTPNNATTRSHNRGINTKRVNTLQKSKSSPATDMSRECDLSVPVEWYRYNLIDAVDALEYSLSRLNKLKKEATTMFLRTRNIHEMRNLHRTLERLLNTSSKRFNEIRENLNKELKQYISKKKGEHISDDDDDDVEILPDLDNDDPIFIDENSVDSNINDNESQKVDLTGACNSDHNDSEEKADTLRLETDPLAENCNSTVINSSDELQLSIGCNSSNERNNLHENKIDKDNVNKENDENNCIENDNNKNSNNDNNKLVCSKPLEKDGTKNQITDNKPVSKEKEFCNDLKQDSNEKDASADIKDPNEEKVSDDVNEDLSEKESSSHTKQEHDDIKQESNEKKSLNDFGIQTTTQNNIQKSDHNNDKKNQDSDISGELIETLLKDENEDTASTSNCLEIPDL
- the LOC115448878 gene encoding protein PFC0760c isoform X2, which encodes MCQRKKEFIIKISFQKCIKRNFGAVKIKEIESTDDWKCFKCSPDCLKDLRASCWATLRYCDLKNEMTYKTEDPKLRELYQKDCAQDYTECCKHKNKRKEKESRKKDPEHQTRKSTAAASIISKIPPTIQVKKFASMSTDETAKPEKKAVKRPSSPKNTGIFIKNPIAIAPGPRLLNPISFPSPLKKIKVSPAPVIKFFKDVSNVATYSRVKQRPTVPPVPIMPNFNGFNNSRTFNNVNMVVSDNINLSLENLTQGLDMASMAAMSSNDNSQNDVVCTPDFPMEPLCEVSEDNDDDVQCISPDPVVVNYNTSNPPPLLPRGTALPDLSSDNIIQMTENDVTVNTVTGGLKFRVDPQTLSSNKMYRLPDGRVFAIKANPNMPGGYSATIVAVTENAKPSTPQGAIYAAKLSAVSNVNSSTPNNATTRSHNRGINTKRVNTLQKSKSSPATDMSRECDLSVPVEWYRYNLIDAVDALEYSLSRLNKLKKEATTMFLRTRNIHEMRNLHRTLERLLNTSSKRFNEIRENLNKELKQYISKKKGEHISDDDDDDVEILPDLDNDDPIFIDENSVDSNINDNESQKVDLTGACNSDHNDSEEKADTLRLETDPLAENCNSTVINSSDELQLSIGCNSSNERNNLHENKIDKDNVNKENDENNCIENDNNKNSNNDNNKLVCSKPLEKDGTKNQITDNKPVSKEKEFCNDLKQDSNEKDASADIKDPNEEKVSDDVNEDLSEKESSSHTKQEHDDIKQESNEKKSLNDFGIQTTTQNNIQKSDHNNDKKNQDSDISGELIETLLKDENEDTASTSNCLEIPDL